A section of the Streptomyces sp. SCL15-4 genome encodes:
- a CDS encoding CGNR zinc finger domain-containing protein, with protein MNLDHVFVCGHPALDFAATLRARRSTRFEMFVAPDRLNAWYLESGLVDTITPADESDVREATTVREAIYRLLANRRLGEEFDRQALAVVNGAARKTPVTPQLTMAGRHNEGTPAQALATVARQAVELLSGPDVPLLKECGNPECTRIYIDRSRGMRRQWCGMESCGNKIKAAAYRARKKTAPGPAR; from the coding sequence GTGAACCTCGACCATGTTTTCGTGTGCGGACATCCGGCCCTCGACTTCGCGGCCACTCTGCGTGCCCGGCGCTCGACCCGGTTCGAGATGTTCGTGGCACCCGACCGGCTCAACGCCTGGTATCTGGAGTCGGGACTCGTGGACACGATCACGCCCGCCGACGAATCGGACGTCCGGGAGGCGACCACCGTACGTGAGGCCATATACCGCCTCCTCGCCAACCGCCGACTCGGTGAGGAGTTCGACCGCCAGGCACTCGCCGTGGTCAACGGCGCGGCGCGCAAGACGCCGGTGACACCGCAGCTCACGATGGCGGGCCGGCACAACGAGGGGACCCCGGCGCAGGCCCTGGCGACCGTCGCGCGGCAGGCCGTCGAGCTGCTCAGCGGCCCGGACGTCCCGCTGCTGAAGGAGTGCGGCAACCCCGAGTGCACACGGATCTACATCGACCGCTCCCGGGGCATGCGGCGCCAGTGGTGCGGCATGGAGTCCTGCGGCAACAAGATCAAGGCCGCCGCCTACCGCGCCCGGAAGAAGACCGCGCCCGGGCCCGCGCGATGA